The proteins below are encoded in one region of Methanobacteriaceae archaeon:
- a CDS encoding DUF3578 domain-containing protein, with amino-acid sequence MLSDDFKEILDQYPIEKKKDIKDNPFAFKMRKDFLNDFRNFLNPILDLDKYKIKISHGLGKWVETPWAGITEFDSFKEGLNIGFTFFTDKKFVALHIIQGHSKISNSTFSDRNKVLVEIINQHKDFAKLERQSFSVDNPLNTEDSGVVIEKYYGYNELNDDDLKKDLELLLEVYQELSPKYEEMMGGKTGFHNLNSVLKYTSNISNDPNLHDGSYELVNKTVEFIAKVNPSKLNVKDMDLLYLMTVGTWTCGWNCKELRIENSNLKEDDKMSLIEILNSIHGKLENGEYNNSQDHVGMFGTGFKTFKGKLDVEDARKFLSLCVELQETDDDELMYKEAEKVLSGGIKGLGVGTVSQILHCLKPFTFPIINGAMKKGTTVYFNLGIELKKPVSETNYIENSKRIKKFKDSNYGFVKNYRAFDLLNFDNINDLKNSKNVWLLSPGENAVYWDEFKENNIITIGWGDLGDLNKFGEDKEKILNALEKKYPKKKETYNASNSNKTSKQTNNARALLDFSKEMKIGDFVFIKKGITTLLGVGVVTSDYKFSEEPKIPGTDYKNFRDVKWLKTGEFDVSHAFKLVLKTLTNITSYTSGAFEGLLYYQALGKLMDFSIDNYVNTTIELEDDDNKDIKYRKEDFLQDVVFLEKNYNQLVNLIKRKKNIILQGPPGVGKSFIAKKLAYSIMGCKDETRVQFIQFHQSYSYEDFIQGFRPREDGFYLKNGIFYNFCRKAQDDQNNDYYFIIDEINRGNISKIFGELMMLIEEDKRGEEFAMHLTYSDKDEPKFFIPNNVYVIGMMNTADRSLAMIDYALRRRFVFYSVNPLFEEDNLFKNHLINLGLEEELAKNIISRFKTLNQKISEDDSLGDGFKIGHSYFCGKGHVNDHKSEDDENWYSSIINYEIDPLLKEYWFDDLETAQEEIDKLKIN; translated from the coding sequence TTGTTATCAGATGATTTTAAAGAAATATTAGATCAATATCCCATAGAGAAGAAAAAAGATATTAAAGACAATCCTTTTGCTTTTAAAATGCGTAAAGATTTTTTAAATGATTTTAGAAATTTTTTAAACCCAATATTGGATCTTGATAAATATAAAATAAAGATATCTCATGGACTGGGTAAATGGGTTGAAACACCATGGGCAGGGATTACAGAGTTCGATAGCTTCAAAGAGGGACTTAATATAGGGTTTACTTTTTTTACCGACAAAAAATTTGTTGCATTACATATTATACAGGGACACAGTAAAATCTCAAATTCAACATTTAGTGATAGAAACAAGGTTCTAGTTGAGATAATCAATCAACATAAAGATTTTGCGAAATTAGAAAGACAAAGTTTTTCAGTTGATAATCCTTTAAACACCGAAGATAGCGGTGTCGTTATAGAGAAATATTATGGATATAATGAACTTAATGATGATGACTTAAAAAAAGATTTGGAATTACTTTTAGAAGTTTATCAAGAATTAAGTCCGAAATATGAAGAAATGATGGGTGGAAAAACAGGTTTTCATAATTTAAATTCGGTTTTGAAATATACAAGTAATATCTCTAATGACCCCAATTTACATGATGGTTCTTATGAATTAGTAAATAAAACAGTCGAGTTTATCGCTAAGGTAAATCCGTCCAAACTTAACGTAAAAGATATGGATTTATTGTATTTAATGACTGTAGGAACATGGACGTGCGGATGGAACTGTAAGGAACTTAGAATTGAAAACAGTAATCTTAAAGAAGACGATAAAATGTCCTTGATTGAAATTTTAAATTCAATCCATGGGAAATTGGAAAACGGAGAATACAATAATTCACAAGATCATGTGGGAATGTTTGGAACTGGATTTAAGACTTTTAAAGGAAAACTGGATGTCGAGGATGCCAGAAAATTTTTAAGTCTGTGTGTAGAACTTCAAGAAACTGATGATGATGAATTAATGTACAAAGAAGCTGAAAAAGTTTTAAGTGGAGGAATTAAAGGTTTAGGTGTTGGCACCGTTTCACAAATTTTGCATTGTTTAAAACCATTCACATTCCCCATAATCAATGGTGCTATGAAAAAAGGCACAACTGTCTATTTTAACTTAGGAATTGAATTAAAAAAGCCTGTCTCAGAAACTAATTATATTGAAAATTCGAAACGAATTAAAAAATTTAAAGATAGTAATTATGGTTTTGTTAAGAATTATCGGGCGTTTGATCTTTTAAATTTTGATAACATTAATGATTTGAAAAACAGCAAAAATGTTTGGTTATTAAGTCCTGGTGAAAACGCAGTTTATTGGGATGAATTTAAAGAAAATAACATAATAACTATCGGTTGGGGAGATTTAGGAGATTTAAACAAATTTGGAGAAGACAAAGAAAAAATTTTAAATGCTCTGGAAAAAAAATATCCCAAGAAAAAAGAAACATACAATGCTTCAAATTCGAATAAAACATCTAAACAAACAAATAACGCAAGAGCTCTTTTAGATTTTTCAAAAGAAATGAAAATAGGAGATTTTGTTTTTATTAAAAAAGGCATAACCACACTTCTAGGTGTAGGGGTTGTAACATCTGATTATAAGTTTTCAGAAGAACCTAAAATTCCAGGAACTGACTATAAAAATTTTCGTGATGTTAAATGGTTGAAAACTGGGGAATTTGATGTTTCACATGCATTTAAATTGGTACTAAAAACTTTAACCAATATTACAAGCTATACTTCTGGGGCCTTTGAAGGATTGCTTTATTATCAGGCTTTAGGAAAATTAATGGATTTTTCAATTGATAATTATGTTAACACCACTATAGAACTTGAAGATGATGATAATAAAGATATTAAATACCGTAAAGAAGATTTTCTACAAGATGTGGTATTTCTAGAAAAAAACTACAATCAATTAGTCAATCTCATAAAAAGAAAGAAAAACATTATTCTTCAAGGTCCTCCAGGTGTTGGGAAGAGTTTTATAGCAAAAAAATTAGCTTATTCCATCATGGGATGTAAGGATGAAACCCGCGTTCAATTCATCCAATTCCATCAAAGCTATTCTTATGAAGATTTTATTCAAGGTTTTCGCCCTCGTGAAGATGGATTTTATTTAAAAAACGGAATTTTCTACAATTTCTGCAGAAAAGCACAAGATGATCAAAATAATGATTATTATTTCATCATTGATGAAATCAACCGGGGAAATATAAGTAAAATCTTTGGTGAACTAATGATGCTCATTGAAGAAGATAAAAGAGGAGAGGAGTTTGCAATGCATTTAACCTACTCTGATAAGGATGAACCTAAATTTTTTATTCCTAACAATGTGTATGTCATTGGAATGATGAATACTGCAGATAGAAGTTTGGCTATGATAGATTATGCTTTAAGAAGAAGATTTGTTTTCTACTCTGTCAATCCACTCTTTGAAGAGGATAATCTATTTAAAAATCATTTGATTAATCTAGGGCTTGAAGAAGAACTAGCTAAAAATATTATATCTCGTTTCAAAACATTAAATCAGAAAATTTCCGAAGATGATAGTTTGGGAGATGGTTTTAAAATTGGCCATAGCTATTTCTGCGGAAAAGGACACGTAAATGATCATAAGTCTGAAGATGATGAAAATTGGTATAGTTCTATAATAAATTATGAGATAGACCCTCTTTTAAAGGAATATTGGTTTGATGATTTAGAAACTGCTCAAGAAGAAATTGATAAACTAAAAATTAATTGA
- a CDS encoding 5-methylcytosine-specific restriction endonuclease system specificity protein McrC (McrC protein together with McrB forms the McrBC restriction system; recognizes N4- and C5-methylcytosine (and 5-hydroxy-methylcytosines); appears to act against 5-methylcytosine preceded by a purine residue; MrcC modulates the specificty of McrB and has DNA cleavage activity), whose protein sequence is MIIESGSNKNRWDEFQPDGDIVSSKNEIPIKNIYYMLSYSYKNLKIDNNIKKESERFENIYELLSRVLISGANNLIKRGFCKEYLTKDEDTNNIRGKINITKTIKRQTHTYKRLNCLYDEFSEDVLFNSIIKTTINNLIIIKDLNKELKGELNKLTLFFDSVTSIDLNKRVFGLILWNRNNQHYKLLINICELIFKLELPDESKDGEIHFKNFIKRHEKEMANLFENFVFNYYKKEFKDLKVRKSHINWYLDSEYENNSKNNLLPTMRTDIVLENKDLEPTNPKQLIIDTKFYSNILSTFHEKSSLNSGNLYQIYSYVNNSLFPGEIRGMLLYAALGEEIDLEYKIGEHIIYIKTLNLNQDWGGIDKRLKEIANLIA, encoded by the coding sequence ATGATAATCGAAAGTGGATCAAATAAAAACAGATGGGATGAATTTCAGCCAGATGGAGACATAGTTTCCAGTAAAAATGAGATTCCTATTAAAAATATTTATTATATGCTTAGTTATTCTTATAAAAACCTTAAAATCGATAATAATATTAAAAAAGAGTCTGAACGCTTTGAAAACATATATGAACTCTTATCTCGGGTTTTAATTTCTGGTGCAAATAATCTGATAAAAAGAGGATTTTGTAAAGAGTACCTAACAAAAGATGAAGATACAAACAATATACGCGGGAAAATCAACATAACTAAAACTATAAAAAGACAAACACACACCTATAAAAGATTAAACTGTCTTTACGATGAGTTTAGTGAGGATGTTTTATTTAATTCTATTATAAAAACCACGATTAATAATTTAATCATAATTAAAGATTTAAATAAGGAATTGAAAGGTGAATTAAACAAATTAACTCTATTTTTCGATTCTGTAACCTCAATTGATTTAAACAAACGTGTTTTTGGTTTAATTTTATGGAATAGGAATAATCAACATTATAAGTTACTAATAAATATATGTGAATTGATCTTTAAATTAGAACTTCCTGATGAATCTAAAGATGGAGAAATCCATTTTAAGAACTTCATAAAAAGACATGAGAAAGAAATGGCTAACCTTTTCGAGAATTTTGTATTTAATTACTATAAAAAAGAATTTAAGGATTTAAAAGTTCGTAAATCCCACATAAATTGGTATTTAGATAGTGAATATGAAAATAATTCTAAAAACAACTTACTCCCTACTATGAGAACAGATATTGTTTTAGAAAACAAAGATCTAGAACCTACCAATCCTAAACAGCTTATAATTGATACTAAATTTTACTCAAATATTTTATCTACTTTTCATGAAAAATCTTCCTTAAACTCTGGAAATCTTTATCAAATCTATTCTTATGTAAATAACAGCTTATTTCCTGGTGAAATTAGGGGAATGTTACTTTATGCTGCTCTTGGAGAAGAAATTGATTTAGAGTATAAAATAGGAGAACATATTATATATATAAAAACTCTTAATCTAAATCAAGATTGGGGTGGAATAGATAAAAGATTGAAAGAGATAGCGAATTTAATAGCTTAA
- a CDS encoding GNAT family N-acetyltransferase produces MRVEKITDNKKQYLDLLLLADEQENMIDRYLANGDMFALFDDDLKTVCVVVAIDRETCELKNIATYEKYQGKGYAKAMIKFVSDFYKNNYKTMLVGTGDVPSILSFYESCGFEKSHVIKNFFTDNYDHPMFEEGVQLMDMVYLEKNYNCQQ; encoded by the coding sequence ATGAGAGTAGAAAAGATTACTGATAACAAGAAACAATACCTTGACTTGTTACTATTAGCCGACGAGCAAGAGAATATGATTGACAGGTATTTGGCAAATGGCGACATGTTTGCATTATTTGATGATGACTTGAAGACTGTTTGTGTTGTTGTGGCCATAGACAGAGAAACCTGTGAATTGAAAAACATAGCAACATATGAAAAATATCAAGGTAAAGGATATGCCAAGGCCATGATAAAATTCGTCTCTGATTTTTATAAAAACAACTATAAAACAATGTTAGTCGGAACAGGTGATGTCCCTTCAATATTGTCATTTTATGAAAGTTGCGGATTTGAGAAATCACATGTTATCAAGAATTTTTTCACTGATAACTATGATCATCCCATGTTTGAAGAGGGAGTACAACTTATGGACATGGTTTATCTGGAAAAAAATTATAATTGCCAGCAGTAG
- a CDS encoding DUF4411 family protein: MKWKYVVDTNVILRRTKYDTYEKDSFPIHWKNFDDLILHEAIISAPLVKTEMNNHPKRALLDWPEENDIIFKKLDDNVVNSANILSSKFPVWYEKNTEEDKPWADPQLIAFAMAYNIVLVTQEDWNLNATEEHNYKIPTICSKLGAYCKINSKESEDIDNNVPFQCIDFFELIKRESLHG, translated from the coding sequence ATGAAATGGAAATATGTTGTCGATACTAATGTGATTCTAAGAAGAACAAAATATGATACATATGAAAAAGACTCGTTTCCTATTCATTGGAAAAATTTTGATGATTTAATACTTCATGAAGCCATCATTTCAGCTCCATTAGTCAAAACTGAGATGAATAATCATCCTAAAAGAGCACTGCTGGATTGGCCTGAAGAAAATGATATAATTTTCAAAAAACTTGATGATAATGTAGTAAATTCAGCCAATATACTTTCATCCAAGTTTCCAGTGTGGTATGAAAAAAATACAGAAGAAGATAAACCTTGGGCAGATCCTCAATTAATAGCATTTGCAATGGCATATAACATAGTACTTGTCACCCAAGAAGACTGGAATCTCAATGCTACTGAAGAACATAATTATAAAATTCCTACTATTTGCTCTAAGTTAGGAGCTTATTGCAAAATTAATAGTAAAGAATCAGAAGATATTGATAATAATGTACCTTTCCAATGCATAGATTTTTTTGAACTTATTAAAAGAGAAAGTCTACATGGTTAA
- a CDS encoding ImmA/IrrE family metallo-endopeptidase, translated as MSSAKLQANNDWLVWARKTAYYDIDKIAEEMNVSSDQIIEWENTGKIEYDDLVNLAKHYKRPPMIFFNTNKPAEKEPIQDFRTFDGKKVKITPQISFELRSAEVRRKKLLHLEEESNDYQIPKFALSDINIKDPVEIGYFIRNEIGMNSANMKRRDLNHWIKEVENLGILVFQFYKIEPDDIRGYALYHDKLPIIGINGKEYVNGKKFTLFHELAHIISKKEGLSNFNKYYLENPDEIYCNKIAAEILVPSKILSNLIISSENSTIDDNKINFLSKHFRVSKEVIIRRLLTLKFISKKEYKNKKEVWDAYISRKETRISSSKKPKDLSNDKKESEEKEKSKDPALSYKQKATNVLNKNGSYFTKTIIKAYDDQLISKDDLVEVLGVPLEVVDEIRTRFNEEEF; from the coding sequence ATGAGCTCAGCAAAACTTCAAGCAAATAATGATTGGTTAGTCTGGGCTAGGAAAACAGCATACTATGATATTGATAAAATTGCAGAAGAAATGAATGTTAGTTCCGATCAAATAATAGAATGGGAAAACACAGGTAAAATCGAATATGATGATTTGGTGAATCTCGCTAAACATTATAAAAGACCACCTATGATATTTTTTAATACTAACAAACCTGCTGAAAAGGAACCTATCCAAGATTTTAGAACTTTTGATGGTAAAAAAGTAAAAATTACTCCCCAAATTAGTTTTGAACTTAGAAGTGCGGAAGTCAGACGTAAAAAATTATTGCATTTAGAAGAAGAGTCAAATGATTATCAAATCCCCAAATTTGCTTTATCAGATATTAATATAAAAGATCCTGTTGAAATAGGATATTTTATAAGAAATGAAATAGGCATGAATTCTGCAAACATGAAAAGAAGGGATTTGAACCATTGGATTAAAGAAGTTGAAAATTTAGGAATATTAGTTTTTCAATTTTACAAAATAGAGCCTGATGACATTAGGGGTTATGCTTTATATCATGATAAACTTCCAATCATTGGAATTAATGGAAAAGAATATGTAAATGGTAAAAAATTTACATTATTTCATGAATTAGCTCACATAATCAGTAAAAAAGAAGGTTTAAGTAATTTTAATAAATATTATTTAGAAAATCCTGATGAAATTTATTGCAATAAAATTGCTGCTGAAATTTTAGTACCCTCCAAAATTTTAAGTAATCTTATTATTAGTAGTGAAAACTCAACAATTGATGATAATAAAATTAATTTTCTTTCTAAACATTTCAGAGTTAGTAAAGAAGTTATAATTAGAAGATTACTGACTTTGAAGTTTATTTCCAAAAAAGAATATAAAAATAAAAAAGAAGTATGGGATGCTTATATTAGCAGAAAAGAAACAAGAATCTCCTCTTCCAAGAAACCTAAAGATTTATCTAATGATAAAAAAGAATCTGAAGAGAAAGAAAAATCAAAAGATCCTGCATTGTCTTATAAACAAAAAGCTACTAATGTTTTAAATAAAAATGGTAGTTATTTCACTAAAACGATTATCAAAGCATATGATGACCAGTTAATATCTAAAGACGATTTAGTTGAGGTTTTAGGTGTTCCTTTAGAAGTAGTTGATGAAATTAGAACTCGGTTTAATGAGGAGGAGTTCTAA
- the cysS gene encoding cysteine--tRNA ligase, whose amino-acid sequence MKIYNTMSREKEEFKPMNDQRVKLFVCGPTVYDDAHIGHGRTYISFDMIKRYLEYKGYSVFYLQNVTDIDDKIINRSAEVDADTKVLARKFEKRYQEDMEALGVNGVNLFARATDHVQEIITQIETLIKKGFAYETSTGVYFDEDKFENFGKLSRRNLEDLNVHRVNIDQTKKNPGDFALWKKRDEEPLWDSPWGTGRPGWHIEDTAITEEYFGPQYDIHGGGLDLIFPHHEAEIAQMEAASGKSPMVRYWMHTGFLNVSGEKMSKSLGNFITIRDLLEDHDPQVFRFFVLSTHYRSPIDFSEKTLEQAAKSLKRIQKTVERINELLGSSAGNDDEYFIGLLEEYQTKFLESMDNDFNTPEALSNIFNFVKELNKALDDKRPSEKVLKDIISFFNEFGEIMGFDLAVKSNDGDISGELLDIIKDVRQKLREKKEWDLSDDIRGRLNDLGIDVEDL is encoded by the coding sequence ATGAAAATTTACAACACCATGAGCCGTGAAAAAGAAGAGTTTAAGCCGATGAACGATCAACGGGTAAAACTGTTTGTATGCGGACCCACTGTCTATGACGATGCCCATATTGGCCATGGCCGTACCTACATCTCCTTTGATATGATAAAACGGTACCTGGAATATAAGGGATATTCTGTATTCTACCTCCAGAATGTGACTGATATTGATGATAAGATTATTAATAGGTCTGCTGAGGTAGATGCTGACACGAAAGTATTAGCTCGTAAGTTTGAAAAGAGATACCAGGAAGATATGGAAGCCCTAGGAGTAAATGGAGTTAATTTATTTGCCCGGGCCACAGATCATGTTCAAGAGATCATAACTCAAATTGAAACCCTTATTAAAAAGGGCTTTGCTTATGAAACTTCCACTGGAGTTTACTTTGATGAGGATAAATTTGAAAACTTTGGGAAACTTTCCAGGCGTAATTTAGAGGATTTAAATGTTCACCGGGTGAATATTGATCAAACCAAGAAGAACCCGGGAGATTTCGCCTTGTGGAAAAAGCGAGATGAAGAACCACTATGGGATTCACCCTGGGGAACTGGGAGACCGGGCTGGCACATTGAGGATACGGCCATTACCGAAGAATACTTCGGGCCACAGTACGATATCCACGGGGGAGGCCTGGATTTAATATTTCCTCACCACGAGGCCGAGATAGCTCAGATGGAAGCTGCCTCTGGTAAAAGCCCCATGGTCAGATACTGGATGCACACTGGCTTTTTAAATGTTTCTGGGGAGAAGATGTCTAAATCACTGGGGAACTTCATCACCATCCGGGATTTACTGGAGGACCACGATCCCCAGGTATTCAGATTCTTTGTATTATCTACTCATTATAGGAGTCCTATTGATTTCAGTGAGAAGACGCTGGAACAGGCCGCTAAGAGTTTGAAGAGAATTCAAAAGACGGTGGAAAGGATTAATGAATTATTGGGTAGTTCTGCTGGTAATGATGATGAGTATTTTATTGGGTTGTTAGAAGAATATCAGACTAAATTCCTGGAATCCATGGACAATGACTTTAATACACCTGAAGCTTTATCAAATATATTTAATTTTGTTAAGGAATTGAATAAGGCCCTTGATGATAAAAGGCCTTCAGAAAAAGTATTGAAAGATATAATTTCATTCTTCAATGAATTCGGGGAAATTATGGGCTTTGATTTGGCCGTTAAGTCTAATGATGGAGATATTTCTGGAGAATTACTTGATATTATTAAGGATGTTCGCCAGAAACTCAGAGAAAAGAAAGAATGGGATTTATCTGATGATATTCGTGGCCGATTGAATGATTTGGGGATTGATGTTGAGGATCTATAA